The Trinickia caryophylli genomic sequence TGCGTTCGATCATGGCAGACTCCAGCGGTTGCGCGCTTCAAATGCTGATATAGCCCTCGAAGCTCCAGGGCAAAGCCAGTTGCGGCCTGCCGGCAGCCTCGTGCGACCGGTCGATCGCCGTGCCGGAAAACCCCGGGCTGCCGTCATCGGAAAATACGGGCACGAACGAAAAGACGTCGTTGACCGTGACGAGAAAATCCGGGTTGAACATCGACGGCGCGTAGATCGATATCCGCGTGAAGAACGAGGGCGCCGGCGCACGGGGCACGGGACCCTCGACATCCGTGATCAGTGCGGCGGCGGTGTCATAGTGGGCGGGCAACAGATAACGGCGCCCGTCATGTTCGACCACGGCCGCCGGTGTCAATCGAAGCGTCGCACCCGGATAGCGCAGTGCGTACGCCGGCTGCGCGGCAGGCCCGTCCGGGCCGATCGCAAGCGGCGGACGAGCCCAGAGCGAAAGGGTGAGCGGGCCCGCGCGTTGGGCGAAGTACTCGGCCAGCCAGTTCATGTCTGCCTCCTGTCGATCGTTCGAGCCGACGTGATCGATTGTGGAAGCCGGCGCATCGGCCGTGATTGATATGGGTCAACGAGATACGGCCGCGCGCCCACGCGCGAACAGGCCCCTCAAGCCAGATCGCGCTTCGCCTCGGCGCTCAGTTCCTCGACGAGCGCATTCGCATTCGCGCTCGTGCCGCCGAATAGCGCGAACTCCACGTCGGGCAGCGCGGGCAGCCCCGATGGCGGCTCGACGCTGCGCAGGCCTGCCTCGATGCGGCTGGCGGGCATCGGCGCGATGGCGAGCCCGGCGCGCACGGCGGCGACAAGCCCGTTGCTGCTCGCGCACACGACGGCAATCCGACTTTCGACGCCCGCTTGCGCGAGCGCGGCGAGCGCCGCTTCGCGATAGGGGCAAGGCTCGGGGAAAACGGCAAGCGGTACGGGCAGCGCCGCGTCCACCGCGAGCCAATCGGCCGCGGCCCAGACGAGCGGCTCGCGCCACAATTCACGCCCGGCCCGGTCGTCGCGGCAACGCCCGCCAAGCACGACGTCCAGCTCGCCGCGGTCCATCGCCTGCAGCAGCAAACCAGGGATGCCGATCGTCACCTCGAACGCGAGTTCGGGATGGCGCAGACCGAATCCGTGCAGCCGCTCCATCACGCGCACGTGCGCGAAATCTTCCGACATGCCGATGCGCAACGAACCGTCCGCCGGCGTGCGGTGCAAGCGTGTTTGCGCATCCCGGTTCAGCGAAAGAATCGCGCGCGCGTAGCCGAGCAGCATTTCGCCGTCCGGCGTGAGCGACACCGAACGCGTCGTGCGTGCAAGCAGCGCTTTGCCGGCCTGCTGCTCGAGCCGGCGCAGATGCGCGCTGATCGCCGATTGCGTCAAATGCAGCCGTGCCGCCGCGCGCGTGAAGCTGCCCTCTTGCGCGACGGTCACGAACGAGCGCAGCAGCACGGTATCGAACATGGTCATTCAGTTTGATTCGTAATGAATACGTGCAGAATACTTCGTTTTCATTTTCGCCGTTGCTGTGTTGAGATGGTGCGCCTACAACCGCTCAGGAGCCACTCCATGGCCAAGCTGCTGCACATCGAAGCTTCTCCGCGCAAAGCGCGCTCCGCATCGCTCGAGGTTGCGCGGGCGTTCGTCGAGGCTTACCGCCAGGCTCATTCGGCGGCACACGTCGCTTCGCTCGATCTTTGGCAGGCCGCGTTGCCCGAGTTCGACGGCGCGGCGCTCGACGCGAAATACGCGGGCCTGTCGGGTGCGCCGCTCAGCGCCGCGCAGGAGGCGGCATGGGACGGCATACGCGCGCTGGCCGCGCCGCTGCACGAGGCCGAGACGCTGCTCTTCTCGGTCCCGCTTTGGAATTTCTCGATCCCCTACAAGCTGAAGCATTTCATCGACGCCGTGTCGCAAAAGGACGTGCTTTTCACGTTCGATCCGGCACAGGGGTTCGGCGGCCTTTTGCAGGGCAAGCGTGCCGTCGTCGTCTATGCGCGTGGACTCGATTACGGCCGTCAGTCGATGACCCCGGCGGAGCGCTTCGATTTTCAGCAGCCGTTTCTCGATGCGTGGCTGCGTTTCGTCGGCATTGACGACATCGAAACGATCGTCGTCGAGAAGACGCTTTACGGTCCCGAACTCGACACCGCCGCGCGCCGCGAAGCATCTGCTGCGGCACAGGCGCTCGCGCGGGCGCGACCATAAGGCGCACGGAGACGGAGACGCAGGCGAAGCGCACGGGCGAAGGCCCGCGCCGCGCACTCGCCGGACTTGCGGCCGGGCGACGCCGACTTGCGTCTTCCGGCAGCCGCGCGCCCCGCTTCATCGGATCTTTTTCTCGGGTGATTCCTGTATGCCGCTGGCCCCGCGCGGCATACAATGCCGGTCCATTTCGTCTGGTGCGCCGCACAAGACCAGCCGCGCGTGTTTGAACGCGGATTTTGGCGCATCGACGATGCGCATCGGGCCTCGCCCTCGTTTCAACTCTCAAAGGATCTGCCTCCGATGAAATTGCACTCGCGAATCCGCGCATGGATGCTTGCCGTGGCCGCACTGATGGCTGCGGGTAGCGCCAGTGCTGCCGAACTGAAGGAAATTCGCTTCGGCGTCGAAGCCGCGTATGCCCCGTTCGAATCGAAATCTCCGAGCGGTCAGCTCGAAGGCTTCGATATCGATGTCGGCAACGCCGTCTGCGCGAAGCTCAAAGCGAAGTGCGTATGGGTCGAGAACGACTTCGACGGGCTTATCCCCGCGCTCGCCGCGCGCAAGTTCGACGCGATCAATTCGGATATGACGATTACCGCCCAGCGCAAGCGGGCCGTCGACTTCACCGATCCCATTTACTCGATTCCGAATCAACTCGTCGCGAAGCAGGGCAGCGGTCTGATGCCGAATCCGGCCTCGCTCAAGGGCAAGCGTGTGGGCGTATTGCAAGGAACCATTCAGGAATCTTACGCAAAGGCGAAATGGGCGCCGGCCGGTGTCGACGTCGTTTCCTACCAGACGCAGGACCAGGCGTATGCCGACCTCGTCGCCGGCCGGCTCGACGCGTCGTTCCAGGACTCGGAGGCGGCCGCCAAGGGCTTTCTGAAGCGTCCGCAAGGCGCCGGCTTCGCATTCGCGGGGCCGACCGTCGCCGACGATACGCTGCTCGGCTCGGGCGTGGGCTATGGCGTGCGCAAAGGCGACAAGGCGCTCAAGGCGGCGCTCGACCAGGCGTTGCGCGAGCTAAAGGCCGACGGCACGATCGAGCGCATCGCCGCCAGGTATTTCAATGTGAAGGTCGTGCTCAAGTAAGCGGCGAGCGCAGGCGCACAGGTGCGCCGCCCTGGCCCGCAAGCCGGTGCGGGCGGCGTGCCCGTATGGTTTCCCCGTTCGGCAATCGTTTGCGGCCCGGCCATCTTGCGCTATCGGAGGGCGTGGGCGTCATCGTATAATCGCCCCGACTGACCACCACACGGGGCTGGTGCATTGCGCGCCAGATGCAATAACAACAAGCAAGCGAACGAGAGGGGCGTTGATGGACCTTACTCACGATACGGCGGCGCGTCACGCGGCCGGCACCGAAACGCCTTCGTCCGAGGGCCAGCCCGCGGCGGGGCATCCGGTGCGGCAGCCGCTCGTGGATGCCGAAGGGCTGCTATGCGGCTACGAACTGATCGCGCGCCACTCGCCCATCGATGAGCCCGAGGCCGATGGGCCCGACGCCAGTGCTGCGGCAATCCGCGCCACGCTCGACATGCTGGCCGCACCGGGCGTGTACGCCGCGCTTGGGGGCCATCGGGGCTACCTCAATACGACACGGGCGCTTCTCTTTTCCGACGATCTTTCGCGCATCGCGCCCGATCGCTTCTTCCTCGAACTGCCGCGGGACATTACCGCCGACGCCGAACTGATCGCACGCCTCGTGCTGCTGCATGCCAAGCGCTACCGCTTCGTCATCGACAGCGTGGCACAGCCCGATGCCACGTTCGGCAAGCTGCTGCCCTATGCGTACGCGGTCAAGATCGACGTCGCAGCCGTGGATCCCGAGTTTCTCGTCAAGCTTGCCACCGCGCTGAAATCGGCCGGCAAGATTCTCATCGCGCTGGGCGTCAATTCGCAAGAGATGTTCGAGCGCGCCAAGGCCGCGCATTTCGACGTATTCCAGGGCTATTTCTTCGCGCGCGCGCAACAGCAGGGCACCCGGCGCGCGAGCGCGCCGCGGCAGGCGCTCCTGAACCTCCTGCGGCTGCTCGCCTCGGACCCGAGCGTGGCGCAGCTGGAAGCGGAGCTCAAGCTCAATCCGATTCTCGTGATGCATATCATGCGCCTCGCGAATTCCGGCGAGGGAAGCATCGGACGCAAGGTGGCGACATTGCGCGACGCGATCAACGCGACCGGTACGAACCGCATCGCGCGCTGGACGCAACTGCTGCTCTACGCAGATGGACGCAAGGTGCGTCTCGAAGACGATCCGCTCGTACAGATGGCCGCCACGCGCGCGCGTTTCATGGAAATGGCGTCCGCGCGGCTTGCCCACGCGAACCGCAAGGTAATCGACGGGGCCTTTCTGACCGGGGTCTTCTCGCTCGTCGATGCCGTGTTCGGCGGTTCGCTCGATTCGACGCTGGAAGCACTGGGGCTTGCCACGCACATTCGCGCGGCGATCGCACGCCGCGAGGGGCTGCTCGGCACGTTGCTCGACGCGATCGTCGCGATCGAGCAGGCCGATTGGGCCGCGCTCGACAAGACGGCCGAAACGCTGGCGCCGCTCACGTCGACCGAACTCGCGGAACTCGCGATTGCGGCTGCCGCATGGGCAAGCACGGCCGAACAGCATGGCGAAAACGCCGGGCTTGAACGGGTGGACGAGTAAACGGGGCTGGGACGACGGGGTCGCGGCGCATGTCATCTATGCAGAGGCATGGCGAGCATGGCCAAGTCGTCTTCACCGATTTCGAAAGGATCATCCGATTCTGGCTGCATGAGCCATTCCAGCGCATTGTATTCTTTTGCGGAGGCATGGGCCGACATTATCTTTACCCGGACCCCGCTGAGATCGACATTGCGGCTTATGAGTTCCTCCAGAATGGCGATCAAATGCGGTTCGCCAGGTTTGTAGTGGCCGCTTTCGTTTGAAACCTTAATCAACTCCCCATCGCTGTTCATTTCGAAATAACCTGCTGATCTGACAGATCCTCCGGATAATAATGATGTGTGATGATGGAGGAGAGGGGTCTTGTGTAACGTATAGATCCGATTTTCCTCGTCCATTGCGAACATCAACTCAAGATTGCTCTCGTTCCCGCTGCCTTCCTTGTTTTTATTGGATAGGCTGGCGAGATATGGGGATGTGATCTTGTTTCCGTCGAACGATGTTAACAGATTCTCTCTGCGGGCTGCGTCGTAATAATCGATCTTTTTGTGGCGGGCTTCTTGCGGTATTTCATCAATAATTAAAGTCATTACTTCCGACGCGGTGTCTGTGGCGAGCCAGTCGAAGAAATTCAGCGAACCGGGCATGATTTTCCAGGCGCTATGCAGTGCGCTGAGCCACTCCCCGTAGCGGTGCTGTTCATCGAGTTTTTCGAGGTAGTAGGCATCGGAGAGATCCAGCCCTCCTTCGAAATTGCCTGCGGTCAGGCGGCGAGCGATTGCCTTTCCGCGCCGCCAATTCTGCTTTGCCCGCCTTTTGGAAAGCCAGTCGAAGAAGCTGGAGGTGCTATTGGAGTTGCTCCATATTTTGTGGAGGAGCGAAAGATCGCCTTTATATTTATATTTATTGTTTCTGTTTAATAGCGTCAGGTATTGATCTTCCCCCGAGGTCGAAAAATCGGGGTTCGACTGCAGTTCGGCCATGATGCTTCGGACCCGCTGCCAGCTTCTGGCGGTTGTGCTGTGTGCGGCTGGTTCGAGCATGATAGGCCTCGCGTTCAGGCGTGCTATGCGGCAGTGTAACCTATATTCCTGGTAGGGCAGTGCTCCTGAATTCTATCCCTCGATATGGATTGTCGCTCTGGCTTGATTTTCCCGGTTATTCCCGTTATTTGGTTTTACAGCCGCGATTTGAGCAATAACTGTCGATCAGCGACCTGCGATGTGTCGAAAACCGATGGGCCCGCCTATGAGTGCGGTGTAGCGGCCGCCCCGGCGGGCGCATGCGGCGAGCAAGGCGTAGAGCAGGGACAGCGCACGGCCATTATCGGGCGACGTGCGCTGTCGGATTCGTTGAATAGCGGGCGTGTCTGCTGACGCGAAGCGGTTCGATCAGAGCGTTTCCACTTCTCGGGCGGGCGCGTGCGCGAAGAACCGGCCGAGCTCGCGCGCAAGCTCGTTCAACGCACTCATTTGAGCCTGCGAGATTTTGCGCGCTTCGCCGCCATGGCACCAGTCGCCATAGATGAGCGCGACCGTGGACTGATGGGCGACCACGGGCAGCAGCACGAACGAGCGTGCGTCCGAGAAGGCGTCACGGAACCATGTCGGCAATCGCGCCACCATCTTCGGATCGCGCGCGTTCTCGATGAAGATGCCGACCGAATTGGCGATCGCGAGATGGAAGACGTCGGGCTCGAACGCTTCCTTGAACCATAGTGTCGGCAGCACACGCTCGATGTCGCGCCCGAGGCCGAGCCGGGCCTTGAAAAGCCCTGACGCCTGGCGTACGAAGACGACCGTGTGCGCAAAGCCGAGGCCCGCGAGCACCGTTTCCGAGGCCAGCGAGAGGACGGGCGCGAGCGCGTTCTCGGAGGGCAGCGCGCGCAAATCCTCGAGGCCCGCCGCGATGCGCGCCTCCGGGCTGATGCTCGCGCGCGCGATCGCATCGGCGTTCGCGCGCAACTCGGCGATCTCGCGCACGACGCCTTCGCCCGCTTCCTCGCGTGCGAGCGCGACGCTCATCGCGACGAGCGTTTCGGGATCCGTCGTGAGTGCGGCGCAGTAGCGCTGGGCCACGCTTGCGAGCTTGGCCTCGATGGCCTGCGCGGGCGCATCGGGCGCGGTGAGAACGTCGGCCACTTCGGTGGAAAAATTCGTTACCGCGCGCAGCCATTGCGCCGATTGCTGCGCATCGGCATCGGGCTCGTAGGTGCCCATGCCGATACGGATCGTTTCGGGCAGGCGCCAGCGAGAGGCGGCCTCCAGGCCGATTTCCTCGAAGCTCACACCGAGCACGGCGACGCACGCCTGCGTTTCGTCGAGTGCTCCCTGGCCGGCCTTGCGGCGGATCTGCTCCCATTCCTCTTCGAGATAACAGACCACGAGCAGCTTGCCCACTTGCCGCATCAGCGTGCAGACGACGGCTTCCTCGCCCGCGCGCAGATCGGTTTGCGCGGTCAGCTTGCGCGCGACGCTGCCCGAGAGCAGTGTGCGGTTGAGCTCCACCTTGGCATCGATGCGGTGCGGTGCGCTCTGATGGAAGTGATCGACGAGCTTCAAACCGACCACGAGGTGGCCGACGGCGTCCATGCCGAGCACCATCAGCGCGCGTGTGACGGTGGTGATGTTGCCGCCGAACGCCATGTACATGGCCGAGTTTGCAAGGCGCAGCACTTTCTGCGTCAGCGCGAAGTCCGACAGCACGACCTGCACGAGCGCCGTGAAATCGAGGTCGTCATTCTTCATGGCAGCCACGGCTGTGCGCAACGATTGCGAAAGCATCGGAAAGTCGCCGCGCTCGCTCATTTGGGCCCAAAGCTTATCGAGCAGCGCCACCTTCACCATGTGGAATCCGTCAAAACCATATGCATGTCTGTATTGTCGAGCAGCCTCAGGCTGCCGCCTCGACCTCGTGCAGGCGCAGCGCGCGGCTGGCGAACCGCTGCGCGAGCTCCTCGGAAGGCAGCGCCTTGCACACGAGCCAGCCCTGGATGTGGCCGCAGCCCATCTGCGTCAGGAGCTGCCGTTGAGCTTCCGTTTCCACTCCTTCCGCCACGAGCTCGAGATCGAGCGTTCGCGCCAGCCCCACGACGGCCGAGACGATCGCCTGGTCGTTGCGTGAGGTTATCAGGTTCTCGACGAAACTGCGGTCGATCTTTAGCTTGGCGAGGGGAAACCGTTGCAAGTACGCAAGACTCGAGTATCCGGTGCCGAAATCGTCGACGGCGAAGCGGATGCCGGCGGCCGTGAGTTCCTCG encodes the following:
- a CDS encoding LysR substrate-binding domain-containing protein; the protein is MFDTVLLRSFVTVAQEGSFTRAAARLHLTQSAISAHLRRLEQQAGKALLARTTRSVSLTPDGEMLLGYARAILSLNRDAQTRLHRTPADGSLRIGMSEDFAHVRVMERLHGFGLRHPELAFEVTIGIPGLLLQAMDRGELDVVLGGRCRDDRAGRELWREPLVWAAADWLAVDAALPVPLAVFPEPCPYREAALAALAQAGVESRIAVVCASSNGLVAAVRAGLAIAPMPASRIEAGLRSVEPPSGLPALPDVEFALFGGTSANANALVEELSAEAKRDLA
- a CDS encoding FMN-dependent NADH-azoreductase, whose product is MAKLLHIEASPRKARSASLEVARAFVEAYRQAHSAAHVASLDLWQAALPEFDGAALDAKYAGLSGAPLSAAQEAAWDGIRALAAPLHEAETLLFSVPLWNFSIPYKLKHFIDAVSQKDVLFTFDPAQGFGGLLQGKRAVVVYARGLDYGRQSMTPAERFDFQQPFLDAWLRFVGIDDIETIVVEKTLYGPELDTAARREASAAAQALARARP
- a CDS encoding ABC transporter substrate-binding protein produces the protein MKLHSRIRAWMLAVAALMAAGSASAAELKEIRFGVEAAYAPFESKSPSGQLEGFDIDVGNAVCAKLKAKCVWVENDFDGLIPALAARKFDAINSDMTITAQRKRAVDFTDPIYSIPNQLVAKQGSGLMPNPASLKGKRVGVLQGTIQESYAKAKWAPAGVDVVSYQTQDQAYADLVAGRLDASFQDSEAAAKGFLKRPQGAGFAFAGPTVADDTLLGSGVGYGVRKGDKALKAALDQALRELKADGTIERIAARYFNVKVVLK
- a CDS encoding EAL and HDOD domain-containing protein, which translates into the protein MDLTHDTAARHAAGTETPSSEGQPAAGHPVRQPLVDAEGLLCGYELIARHSPIDEPEADGPDASAAAIRATLDMLAAPGVYAALGGHRGYLNTTRALLFSDDLSRIAPDRFFLELPRDITADAELIARLVLLHAKRYRFVIDSVAQPDATFGKLLPYAYAVKIDVAAVDPEFLVKLATALKSAGKILIALGVNSQEMFERAKAAHFDVFQGYFFARAQQQGTRRASAPRQALLNLLRLLASDPSVAQLEAELKLNPILVMHIMRLANSGEGSIGRKVATLRDAINATGTNRIARWTQLLLYADGRKVRLEDDPLVQMAATRARFMEMASARLAHANRKVIDGAFLTGVFSLVDAVFGGSLDSTLEALGLATHIRAAIARREGLLGTLLDAIVAIEQADWAALDKTAETLAPLTSTELAELAIAAAAWASTAEQHGENAGLERVDE
- a CDS encoding HDOD domain-containing protein, with the translated sequence MVKVALLDKLWAQMSERGDFPMLSQSLRTAVAAMKNDDLDFTALVQVVLSDFALTQKVLRLANSAMYMAFGGNITTVTRALMVLGMDAVGHLVVGLKLVDHFHQSAPHRIDAKVELNRTLLSGSVARKLTAQTDLRAGEEAVVCTLMRQVGKLLVVCYLEEEWEQIRRKAGQGALDETQACVAVLGVSFEEIGLEAASRWRLPETIRIGMGTYEPDADAQQSAQWLRAVTNFSTEVADVLTAPDAPAQAIEAKLASVAQRYCAALTTDPETLVAMSVALAREEAGEGVVREIAELRANADAIARASISPEARIAAGLEDLRALPSENALAPVLSLASETVLAGLGFAHTVVFVRQASGLFKARLGLGRDIERVLPTLWFKEAFEPDVFHLAIANSVGIFIENARDPKMVARLPTWFRDAFSDARSFVLLPVVAHQSTVALIYGDWCHGGEARKISQAQMSALNELARELGRFFAHAPAREVETL